The Symphalangus syndactylus isolate Jambi chromosome 8, NHGRI_mSymSyn1-v2.1_pri, whole genome shotgun sequence genome includes a window with the following:
- the TMEM229B gene encoding transmembrane protein 229B isoform X2, with amino-acid sequence MLAYIAENGTETQPTKVNPGHSWTVILMSVVSCTLKGVITPVGAMASAEPLTALSRWYLYAIHGYFCEVMFTAAWEFVVNLNWKFPGVTSVWALFIYGTSILIVERMYLRLRGRCPLLLRCLIYTLWTYLWEFTTGFILRQFNACPWDYSQFDFDFMGLITLEYAVPWFCGALIMEQFIIRNTLRLRFDKDAEPGEPSGALALANGHVKTD; translated from the exons ATGCTTGCCTACATTGCTGAGAATGGCACTGAGACCCAGCCAACCAAGGTTAACCCAGGACACTCCTGGACAGTGATCCTGATGTCTGTTGTGAGCTGCACACTCAAGGGTGTGATAA CCCCAGTCGGCGCCATGGCCTCTGCCGAGCCCCTGACGGCGCTGTCCCGCTGGTACCTGTACGCCATCCACGGCTACTTCTGCGAGGTGATGTTCACGGCGGCCTGGGAGTTTGTGGTGAACTTGAACTGGAAGTTCCCTGGGGTCACGAGCGTGTGGGCCCTCTTCATCTACGGCACCTCCATCCTCATCGTGGAGCGCATGTACCTGCGGCTGCGCGGCCGCTGCCCGCTGCTCCTGCGCTGCCTCATCTACACGCTCTGGACCTACCTGTGGGAGTTCACCACCGGCTTCATCCTGCGCCAGTTCAACGCCTGTCCCTGGGACTACTCCCAGTTCGACTTTGACTTCATGGGCCTCATCACCCTGGAGTACGCCGTGCCCTGGTTCTGCGGGGCCCTCATCATGGAGCAGTTCATCATCCGCAACACCCTCCGCCTCCGCTTCGACAAGGACGCTGAGCCCGGAGAGCCCAGCGGCGCCCTAGCCCTGGCCAACGGCCACGTCAAGACTGACTGA
- the TMEM229B gene encoding transmembrane protein 229B isoform X1 translates to MLKIHSWASSGEKHRICILERLRFFYTLFHPVMSELEGRRQSWETFGVIQPAPVGAMASAEPLTALSRWYLYAIHGYFCEVMFTAAWEFVVNLNWKFPGVTSVWALFIYGTSILIVERMYLRLRGRCPLLLRCLIYTLWTYLWEFTTGFILRQFNACPWDYSQFDFDFMGLITLEYAVPWFCGALIMEQFIIRNTLRLRFDKDAEPGEPSGALALANGHVKTD, encoded by the exons ATGTTGAAGATCCACTCATGGGCTTCAAGTGGTGAGAAACATcggatttgcattttagaaaggttGCGTTTTTTCTACACACTCTTTCATCCTGTGATGAGTGAATTAGAAGGAAGAAGGCAAAGCTGGGAGACCTTTGGAGTCATCCAG CCAGCCCCAGTCGGCGCCATGGCCTCTGCCGAGCCCCTGACGGCGCTGTCCCGCTGGTACCTGTACGCCATCCACGGCTACTTCTGCGAGGTGATGTTCACGGCGGCCTGGGAGTTTGTGGTGAACTTGAACTGGAAGTTCCCTGGGGTCACGAGCGTGTGGGCCCTCTTCATCTACGGCACCTCCATCCTCATCGTGGAGCGCATGTACCTGCGGCTGCGCGGCCGCTGCCCGCTGCTCCTGCGCTGCCTCATCTACACGCTCTGGACCTACCTGTGGGAGTTCACCACCGGCTTCATCCTGCGCCAGTTCAACGCCTGTCCCTGGGACTACTCCCAGTTCGACTTTGACTTCATGGGCCTCATCACCCTGGAGTACGCCGTGCCCTGGTTCTGCGGGGCCCTCATCATGGAGCAGTTCATCATCCGCAACACCCTCCGCCTCCGCTTCGACAAGGACGCTGAGCCCGGAGAGCCCAGCGGCGCCCTAGCCCTGGCCAACGGCCACGTCAAGACTGACTGA
- the TMEM229B gene encoding transmembrane protein 229B isoform X3: protein MASAEPLTALSRWYLYAIHGYFCEVMFTAAWEFVVNLNWKFPGVTSVWALFIYGTSILIVERMYLRLRGRCPLLLRCLIYTLWTYLWEFTTGFILRQFNACPWDYSQFDFDFMGLITLEYAVPWFCGALIMEQFIIRNTLRLRFDKDAEPGEPSGALALANGHVKTD from the coding sequence ATGGCCTCTGCCGAGCCCCTGACGGCGCTGTCCCGCTGGTACCTGTACGCCATCCACGGCTACTTCTGCGAGGTGATGTTCACGGCGGCCTGGGAGTTTGTGGTGAACTTGAACTGGAAGTTCCCTGGGGTCACGAGCGTGTGGGCCCTCTTCATCTACGGCACCTCCATCCTCATCGTGGAGCGCATGTACCTGCGGCTGCGCGGCCGCTGCCCGCTGCTCCTGCGCTGCCTCATCTACACGCTCTGGACCTACCTGTGGGAGTTCACCACCGGCTTCATCCTGCGCCAGTTCAACGCCTGTCCCTGGGACTACTCCCAGTTCGACTTTGACTTCATGGGCCTCATCACCCTGGAGTACGCCGTGCCCTGGTTCTGCGGGGCCCTCATCATGGAGCAGTTCATCATCCGCAACACCCTCCGCCTCCGCTTCGACAAGGACGCTGAGCCCGGAGAGCCCAGCGGCGCCCTAGCCCTGGCCAACGGCCACGTCAAGACTGACTGA